In Mucilaginibacter celer, one DNA window encodes the following:
- a CDS encoding heavy metal-binding domain-containing protein, translating into MKKSLILFALATLALGACNSTVKNTDKTDTAATAKKKGKYTCTMHPDLTFNKPGECPKCGMALVERDTTEDKK; encoded by the coding sequence ATGAAAAAAAGCCTCATCCTTTTTGCACTGGCTACATTAGCCTTAGGTGCCTGCAACAGTACCGTTAAAAACACTGATAAAACTGATACTGCAGCTACCGCTAAGAAAAAAGGAAAATACACCTGCACCATGCATCCCGACCTTACTTTTAATAAACCCGGCGAATGCCCTAAATGTGGTATGGCTTTGGTTGAGCGGGATACAACCGAGGATAAGAAGTAA
- a CDS encoding PepSY domain-containing protein: protein MASATVKSKFYKWHRVLGLISLVPVIFWTLSGLSHPFMSNWFRPSIAQEVFKPLVQSRMKPTLSLQQVLDKNNVKAIRNFALVNFKGNTFYQVLGQDSVYNYYSANDGILLRDGDRLYATYLARYFTQDSISNIKKIDYQTTFDEQYQPINHLLPVWKISFDRPDGMDVYIETGQSRMGTFNNNTRKAFLWAFEQFHTWQFLADIGGDTFRNVILLIIMVAMLLSLLSGITVYGLFWKKFKSIRQNQKNKGADDKRFVHRFHRQLGLIVSFVMFTFVISGAFHLAVKLHNTETPKADYGTVINRNELGISNLQIPLPDSLIAHAGLVSFADSSYYQVTDTNKQIHYFNTLSGKELNNGDEQYARFLSAYYHNSKRAIQKVDNNANVKPVKQFTEEYGFINKRLPVQQVSYPGNENWYIETTSSKLATKVAGIDRLEGFSFIFLHKYFGMTWAGKNIRDIVSMLAALGVLVVSLFGFASFIKNK from the coding sequence ATGGCATCAGCAACAGTAAAAAGCAAATTTTATAAATGGCACCGGGTGCTGGGGCTAATATCCCTTGTCCCGGTAATATTCTGGACTTTGAGCGGGCTTTCGCATCCGTTCATGTCAAACTGGTTCAGGCCGTCAATAGCACAGGAGGTTTTTAAACCTCTTGTGCAAAGCCGGATGAAACCGACATTATCCTTACAGCAGGTGCTGGATAAAAACAATGTTAAAGCCATCCGCAATTTCGCGCTGGTAAACTTTAAAGGGAATACTTTTTACCAGGTTTTAGGGCAGGACAGTGTTTACAACTACTACTCGGCTAATGATGGTATTTTGTTGAGGGATGGAGATCGCCTGTATGCCACTTATCTCGCCCGCTATTTCACACAGGATTCGATATCGAACATCAAAAAGATCGACTATCAAACCACTTTCGACGAGCAGTACCAACCCATTAACCATTTGCTGCCTGTTTGGAAGATCAGTTTCGACCGGCCTGATGGCATGGATGTTTACATAGAAACCGGTCAAAGCCGCATGGGCACATTCAACAACAATACCCGTAAAGCGTTTTTGTGGGCTTTTGAACAATTCCATACCTGGCAGTTTCTGGCCGATATTGGTGGTGATACATTCCGAAATGTAATACTGCTTATTATTATGGTTGCTATGCTTTTATCGTTATTAAGCGGTATAACTGTTTATGGCTTATTCTGGAAAAAATTTAAATCTATCCGCCAAAATCAAAAAAACAAAGGGGCTGATGATAAACGCTTTGTTCACCGTTTTCACCGGCAATTAGGCCTTATTGTTTCATTTGTGATGTTCACATTTGTAATAAGCGGGGCGTTTCATCTTGCAGTTAAACTTCATAATACTGAAACTCCCAAAGCTGATTATGGTACGGTAATAAACCGCAACGAACTGGGTATTTCTAACTTACAGATCCCCCTGCCCGATAGCCTGATCGCCCATGCCGGTTTAGTTTCTTTTGCTGATAGCAGCTATTACCAGGTAACGGATACTAATAAGCAGATCCATTATTTTAATACTTTAAGCGGCAAAGAGTTGAATAACGGCGATGAACAGTATGCCCGTTTTTTGAGTGCCTACTATCATAACAGCAAACGCGCTATTCAAAAAGTTGATAACAATGCCAACGTAAAACCGGTTAAGCAATTTACAGAAGAGTACGGCTTCATTAACAAGCGTCTGCCCGTGCAACAGGTAAGCTACCCCGGTAACGAAAACTGGTACATTGAAACTACCAGTTCAAAACTGGCTACAAAAGTTGCGGGTATCGACAGGCTTGAAGGCTTTTCTTTTATATTTTTACACAAATATTTTGGCATGACCTGGGCGGGAAAAAACATCCGCGATATAGTGAGCATGCTGGCCGCCCTGGGCGTGTTGGTGGTATCATTATTCGGTTTTGCCTCATTCATTAAAAACAAATAA
- a CDS encoding TonB-dependent receptor: MKRYLTLLITFILLKTQTYGQATIQGTVTDAITHEAIPGASICKANENNGQKLGMTNAKGHFSINVDGITQIKFTMVGYNTQIIDVSAVKGQKLDIALEPSTVDLQPVVVTASREGQSRQDAPIAISKINSTQIKDTKATALYQLLNKVAGVYMVNLGNEQHTMAIRQPITYNALYLYMEDGLPIRPTGIFNHNSLYEINMSGVKDIEVVKGPASSLYGSNSIGGAVNFITQGPPTGYAGNVSVQGDNYHYRRVDADGGFTQGKFGLYVGGYLAHQGEGWQDYSAFDKYSGNFKTTYDFSAKTKLTTSAAYNYLNTQTPGSLDSAHFYDRSYGANQRFTYRKVKSFRATTRLDQQWNDKNSTFVTLFFRQNSTAQLPSYFISDVRDNNGVYQSSNGQVNDQRFHSFGLLAQHRVDFDFLHSRLIGGVYVDDSPSSYYAQYLDITKDVANNYYTGFTNTERYIDDYKIKLFNTAAYVQYEVKPTEALRITGGLRYDRVHYNFSNGIPAGQTKYKQQETNNFNIVAPKLGLTYNFGANKGIYANYSVGFQPPETGDLYSSRQLTPLKQATFDNYEAGGWLAAFNKMLYFELSVFDLEGHNEIISQLLPDNTTQNQNAGATRHRGIEYSLTLAPVKELTFRFSGTNARHTYVEYSEVRTNYSTGTNTVISYNGNRMNNAPAWIANSELTYKPQYLPGFRIATEWQHINRYYTDPANTKTYSGYDIYNLRLGYDVKSGALKRAGIWFNVLNLTNKLYATTVTSNQWGDTYNAAPPRTYTLGISYSFSKY; this comes from the coding sequence ATGAAACGATATTTAACCCTACTTATAACATTTATACTGCTCAAAACCCAGACCTACGGTCAAGCTACTATACAAGGCACTGTAACTGATGCCATCACCCACGAGGCTATACCCGGCGCATCCATCTGCAAAGCGAATGAGAACAACGGGCAAAAACTGGGTATGACCAATGCTAAAGGCCACTTCAGCATTAATGTTGATGGCATAACACAGATCAAATTTACCATGGTTGGTTACAATACACAGATCATCGATGTATCTGCCGTAAAAGGCCAAAAGCTTGATATTGCATTAGAGCCCTCAACTGTCGATCTGCAGCCTGTGGTGGTTACAGCCAGTCGTGAAGGGCAGTCGCGCCAGGATGCACCTATCGCCATCAGCAAAATAAACTCCACCCAAATTAAAGATACCAAAGCCACAGCCCTTTACCAGCTATTGAATAAGGTAGCAGGTGTGTATATGGTTAATTTAGGTAACGAGCAGCATACCATGGCCATCCGCCAGCCTATCACCTATAATGCACTTTATTTGTATATGGAAGATGGTTTGCCTATCCGCCCTACCGGCATCTTTAACCATAACTCGCTTTACGAGATCAATATGTCGGGAGTTAAGGATATAGAAGTAGTTAAAGGCCCTGCGTCATCGCTTTACGGCAGTAACTCTATCGGCGGCGCGGTAAACTTTATTACCCAGGGGCCACCTACAGGTTACGCAGGTAATGTATCGGTACAAGGCGACAACTACCACTATCGCCGTGTTGATGCTGATGGCGGCTTTACCCAGGGCAAATTTGGCTTATATGTTGGTGGGTATCTCGCCCATCAGGGCGAAGGATGGCAGGATTATTCTGCATTTGATAAATACTCGGGCAATTTCAAAACCACTTATGATTTTAGCGCGAAAACAAAACTAACAACATCTGCGGCTTACAACTATCTGAATACCCAAACCCCGGGCAGTTTGGATAGCGCACATTTTTATGATCGCAGCTATGGTGCCAATCAGCGTTTCACCTATCGTAAGGTAAAATCGTTTCGTGCCACTACACGGCTGGATCAGCAGTGGAACGACAAGAACAGCACTTTTGTAACGCTGTTCTTCCGCCAAAACTCTACAGCACAGTTGCCGAGTTATTTTATTTCGGATGTAAGGGACAACAACGGCGTATACCAAAGCAGCAACGGGCAGGTGAACGACCAACGCTTTCACAGTTTCGGTTTATTGGCCCAGCACCGGGTTGATTTTGATTTTCTGCATTCAAGGTTAATTGGAGGTGTTTATGTAGATGACAGCCCGAGCTCGTACTATGCGCAATATCTCGATATTACCAAAGATGTAGCTAACAACTACTACACCGGCTTTACCAATACAGAGCGGTATATTGATGATTACAAGATCAAACTATTTAACACGGCCGCTTATGTTCAGTATGAAGTTAAACCAACCGAAGCCCTGCGCATTACCGGTGGTTTACGCTACGACAGGGTTCACTATAATTTTAGCAATGGCATCCCCGCAGGGCAAACCAAATACAAACAGCAGGAAACCAACAATTTTAATATTGTTGCCCCTAAGCTGGGCTTAACCTACAATTTTGGTGCAAACAAAGGCATCTACGCCAATTACAGCGTAGGTTTCCAACCACCCGAAACCGGCGACCTGTACAGCTCGCGCCAGTTAACGCCGCTTAAACAGGCTACTTTTGATAACTATGAGGCAGGCGGCTGGTTAGCGGCATTTAACAAAATGCTGTATTTTGAGTTGAGCGTTTTTGATTTGGAAGGCCACAACGAGATCATCAGCCAGTTATTGCCCGATAATACCACTCAAAATCAAAACGCCGGCGCAACACGGCACCGCGGCATTGAATACTCGTTAACTTTGGCACCGGTTAAAGAGTTAACCTTCAGGTTTAGCGGCACCAATGCCCGCCATACTTACGTTGAATACAGCGAAGTGCGCACCAACTACAGCACCGGCACCAATACCGTTATCAGCTACAACGGCAACCGCATGAACAATGCTCCTGCCTGGATTGCCAACTCCGAGCTTACTTATAAACCACAGTACCTGCCCGGTTTCAGGATAGCTACCGAGTGGCAGCACATTAACCGTTATTACACCGACCCGGCAAATACCAAAACTTATAGCGGTTATGATATTTATAACCTAAGGTTAGGATACGATGTAAAAAGCGGTGCTTTAAAACGCGCCGGTATCTGGTTTAACGTGCTTAACTTAACCAACAAGTTGTATGCAACAACGGTAACCAGTAATCAATGGGGCGATACTTATAATGCCGCACCACCGCGCACTTATACTTTGGGCATCAGTTATTCATTTTCAAAATATTGA
- a CDS encoding glycoside hydrolase → MKKKIFTTTLLVSCFMIVLAAIADLNGKWAGKLVMSDGQEYPLLYNFKVDGDKLTGTALTPEGDVDIKEGKTNGTDFSFTVSTSGIVIPHTGKFMGDSISVELDINGAKSTSVLKRPKQ, encoded by the coding sequence ATGAAAAAGAAAATTTTTACTACTACCCTACTGGTAAGTTGCTTTATGATTGTACTTGCCGCCATAGCCGATTTAAATGGTAAATGGGCCGGTAAACTGGTAATGAGCGATGGCCAGGAATATCCTTTGCTATACAATTTTAAAGTTGATGGCGATAAACTTACCGGCACAGCCCTAACCCCCGAAGGTGATGTTGATATTAAAGAAGGCAAAACAAACGGTACCGATTTCTCATTCACCGTATCAACCAGCGGCATTGTAATTCCTCATACAGGCAAATTTATGGGCGATTCGATCAGCGTTGAACTGGATATCAATGGTGCAAAATCAACGTCGGTGTTGAAAAGGCCAAAGCAATAA
- a CDS encoding glycoside hydrolase, with translation MKKAFLTIALLTTFVAICVAAINGFAGKWEGKLETETGEVYPLLYNFQIDGDKLTGTAKTPKGDMPIEEGKITGNDFKFTVSIEDIHIAHTGKFYGDSVGVDIEFNGSKAHSTLKRCPPTP, from the coding sequence ATGAAAAAAGCTTTTTTAACCATCGCCCTTTTAACCACATTTGTTGCTATTTGTGTTGCTGCCATTAACGGGTTTGCCGGTAAATGGGAAGGCAAACTGGAAACCGAAACCGGCGAAGTTTATCCTTTACTGTACAACTTTCAGATTGATGGCGATAAGCTAACCGGCACAGCTAAAACCCCAAAAGGTGATATGCCTATTGAAGAGGGTAAAATAACCGGTAACGATTTTAAGTTTACCGTAAGCATTGAAGATATCCATATTGCCCACACCGGCAAATTTTATGGCGATTCGGTTGGGGTTGATATTGAGTTTAACGGGTCAAAAGCGCACAGTACTTTAAAAAGATGCCCTCCAACTCCATAA
- a CDS encoding putative Ig domain-containing protein gives MIKNIFTMLLLAGGCLAVSAQEIQLNKGWKFAVGDSAQWASPTFNDKNWQNIDVNHNWERQGHPSYDGFGWYRIHVTIPSSLKEKSFLKDSVRLSLASVDDNDEVYLNGKLIAKYGGNGGTIKDGHYGPRTYNIAANDPSILWDKENVLAIRIFDTGGDGGIYGEKFTLAMADVMDNVQVNTDSDFSFEENNSLAKAVKLQTVNKYQYEGQLAFKVTDPETGAVIYEKTNPARFTAGKPFTYSFTIARLAKKSYTIAYTFHDGKSGKDIVKTETTPYILTPYPSAKPKINGPDVYGARPGNPFLYLIPATGKKPLAYKAAGLPEGLKLDPATGIITGSVSQAGDYKVTLTVTNSLGTKSKEFTISIGDKIGLTPALGWNSWNAWGLSVNEEKVKISAQAMADKLSAYGWNFVNIDDGWEAENRAADGAIVSNSKFPDMKRLTDFVHGLGLHTGIYSSPGPRTCGGFLGSWQHEDQDAKTYADWGFDYLKYDWCSYSEVTPANPDLAALKKPYEVMRASLNKVNRDIMYSFCQYGWGDVWKWGAETGGNSWRTTGDIEDTWRSMSDIGFRQDAASPYAGPGHFNDPDMLVVGKVGWGPSLHNTRLSFDEQYTHISLWSLLSAPLLIGCDMGHLDRFTLSLLTNDEVLAIDQDALGKGAMPQVKKDGYQIWVKELKDGSKAIGIFNVSDKYQTIDLDKNGDVLKGFTKYRDVWQQKFIVSTGKTFTAKVAPHGVLLVKLEK, from the coding sequence ATGATAAAAAACATTTTTACCATGCTTTTGCTGGCTGGCGGCTGCCTTGCCGTATCTGCACAGGAGATTCAGTTAAATAAGGGCTGGAAATTTGCCGTGGGCGATTCGGCACAATGGGCGTCGCCAACTTTTAATGATAAAAACTGGCAGAATATTGATGTAAACCACAATTGGGAACGCCAGGGGCACCCGAGTTATGATGGTTTCGGCTGGTACCGCATCCATGTAACCATTCCCTCATCACTTAAAGAAAAATCGTTTTTAAAAGACAGTGTCCGCTTAAGCCTGGCCAGTGTTGATGATAACGACGAGGTTTACCTAAACGGCAAACTGATTGCCAAATACGGCGGTAACGGTGGTACTATTAAAGATGGTCATTACGGTCCGCGTACGTATAATATCGCAGCTAATGATCCTTCAATTTTATGGGATAAGGAAAACGTGCTGGCTATCCGCATATTTGATACCGGCGGCGACGGCGGTATTTACGGCGAAAAATTTACCCTGGCTATGGCCGATGTTATGGATAATGTACAGGTTAATACCGATAGCGATTTTAGCTTTGAGGAGAATAACAGCCTGGCAAAGGCTGTTAAACTGCAAACGGTAAACAAATACCAATACGAAGGCCAGCTGGCTTTTAAAGTAACCGATCCGGAAACGGGTGCCGTTATTTACGAAAAAACAAACCCTGCCCGCTTTACTGCCGGCAAGCCTTTTACTTATTCATTTACAATAGCCAGGCTTGCCAAAAAATCGTATACCATTGCTTATACTTTCCATGACGGGAAATCGGGTAAGGACATTGTTAAAACCGAAACCACACCTTATATCTTAACGCCTTATCCATCGGCTAAACCAAAAATCAATGGTCCGGATGTTTATGGTGCAAGGCCGGGTAATCCATTCCTGTATCTGATCCCGGCTACCGGTAAAAAGCCGCTTGCTTATAAAGCAGCCGGGCTTCCTGAGGGTTTGAAGCTCGATCCGGCTACGGGCATCATAACAGGTTCGGTTAGTCAGGCTGGCGATTATAAAGTTACTTTAACAGTAACCAACAGTCTTGGTACCAAATCAAAAGAATTTACCATTAGCATTGGCGATAAAATTGGCCTTACACCGGCCCTTGGCTGGAACAGCTGGAATGCCTGGGGGTTGAGCGTTAACGAGGAAAAAGTAAAAATCTCGGCACAAGCCATGGCCGATAAACTGAGTGCCTACGGTTGGAATTTTGTAAACATTGACGATGGCTGGGAAGCCGAAAACCGTGCGGCCGACGGTGCAATTGTATCAAACAGCAAATTCCCGGATATGAAACGCCTTACTGATTTTGTGCATGGCTTAGGTTTACATACCGGTATTTACTCATCGCCGGGCCCGCGTACCTGCGGCGGCTTTTTAGGTAGCTGGCAGCACGAAGACCAGGATGCCAAAACCTATGCCGACTGGGGTTTTGACTACCTGAAATACGACTGGTGCTCATACTCGGAAGTTACTCCTGCCAACCCGGACCTGGCCGCGCTGAAAAAACCTTACGAAGTAATGCGCGCCTCACTTAATAAAGTTAACCGCGATATTATGTACAGTTTTTGCCAGTACGGCTGGGGCGACGTATGGAAATGGGGTGCCGAAACCGGTGGTAACAGCTGGCGCACCACCGGCGATATTGAAGATACCTGGAGAAGCATGAGCGATATCGGTTTCAGGCAGGATGCAGCGTCGCCGTACGCTGGTCCGGGGCATTTTAATGATCCGGATATGCTGGTTGTGGGTAAAGTAGGCTGGGGGCCAAGTTTGCATAATACCCGCCTGAGCTTTGATGAGCAATATACCCACATCAGTTTATGGAGCCTGCTTTCGGCACCGTTGCTGATTGGTTGCGATATGGGCCATTTAGATAGATTTACATTGAGCCTGCTTACCAACGATGAAGTATTGGCTATTGACCAGGACGCATTGGGCAAAGGCGCTATGCCGCAGGTTAAAAAAGATGGCTACCAGATATGGGTTAAGGAGCTGAAAGACGGCAGCAAAGCCATCGGCATTTTCAACGTTTCGGATAAATACCAAACCATCGACCTCGATAAAAACGGCGATGTTTTAAAGGGATTCACCAAATACCGCGATGTTTGGCAGCAGAAATTTATAGTAAGTACTGGGAAAACATTTACAGCTAAAGTAGCGCCGCACGGGGTGTTGCTGGTTAAGCTGGAAAAGTAG